One window of Nicotiana tomentosiformis chromosome 11, ASM39032v3, whole genome shotgun sequence genomic DNA carries:
- the LOC104106247 gene encoding uncharacterized protein C12G12.07c-like isoform X2 codes for MASTPASELSDGPVLSVINKRLRALRKKYNRIVQMEESLSKGKILNKEQEETFRSKSAVLVGIDELEKLRQPLAAAVAEEINLAVGQQRQVPPSESAADTPIDDPNNKGESVEDLLNLLYFGSMFDVKSLQQSDLTATMLTRTMERACCLSYDCMPEDESTDDVMDLLGERDLDLISILSGLLVSRPVNSPLSHKHSLQKCIEHAKLWLSKSNQPFEPNSDATYAGLRSKLDKIIGSLYFTTDPVKVEAAAGKYGSYPVPVEEHVEVLPVDVPLQVETPNVQYEQKEEDAASSQAVESNEIHDNNVELQQGDNMSEQFAEPEEVAPEAEGVDNLKDADFNRQQSVPQRSYQNYRGNRGGSGGGCRGNSNGRGGRGRGGSYQNGRSQYYDQSGNYHQRNHFNNYRGRGGRGTGGGGSYNHYASGDHAGSFSAEV; via the exons ATGGCATCTACACCGGCATCAGAACTCTCTGATGGACCAGTACTCAGCGTGATCAACAAACGCCTCCGTGCTCTTCGCAAGAAATACAACCGCATTGTCCAAATGGAAGAATCTCTATCCAAAGGCAAAATCCTCAACAAAGAACAAGAGGAAACTTTCCGCTCCAAATCCGCTGTTCTCGTCGGCATTGACGAGCTCGAGAAGCTTCGTCAGCCACTCGCTGCAGCCGTCGCTGAAGAAATCAACCTCGCCGTTGGACAACAACGCCAAGTTCCTCCGTCAGAATCCGCCGCCGATACGCCTATTGATGATCCTAACAACAAAGGAGAAAGTGTTGAAGATTTACTTAATCTGTTGTACTTTGGTAGCATGTTTGACGTGAAGTCGTTGCAACAGAGTGATTTAACAGCGACGATGCTGACGAGGACTATGGAGAGAGCGTGTTGTTTGAGCTACGACTGTATGCCAGAGGACGAATCTACTGACGACGTGATGGATCTGTTAGGCGAAAGAGATTTGGATTTGATTTCGATACTTAGCGGGTTGCTTGTTTCACGCCCTGTTAACTCTCCCTTGTCACACAAGCACTCTCTTCAGAAATGTATTGAGCATGCTAAGCTATGGCTTTCGAAGTCTAATCAGCCCTTTGAACCCAATTCCGATGCTACTT ATGCGGGGCTGAGATCAAAGCTCGACAAGATCATTGGTTCGCTATATTTTACCACAGACCCTGTTAAAGTGGAGGCAGCTGCCGGTAAATATGGGTCTTATCCAGTGCCAGTAGAAGAGCATGTGGAGGTTTTGCCTGTCGACGTACCGCTGCAAGTGGAAACTCCAAATGTGCAGTATGAGCAGAAG GAGGAAGATGCTGCAAGTTCTCAAGCAGTTGAAAGTAACGAAATTCACGATAACAATGTGGAACTGCAGCAG GGTGACAACATGTCTGAACAATTTGCTGAACCAGAAGAAGTCGCACCTGAGGCTGAAGGTGTTGATAATTTGAAGGATGCAGATTTCAATCGGCAACAATCTGTTCCCCAGAGGTCTTATCAGAATTACAGGGGTAATCGTGGTGGGAGTGGGGGTGGCTGTCGTGGAAACTCCAATGGCCGTGGAGGACGTGGCAGGGGAGGGTCCTACCAGAACGGCCGCAGTCAATACTACGACCAATCTGGTAATTACCACCAGAGGAACCATTTTAATAACTATAGGGGAAGGGGTGGCAGGGGTACAGGTGGTGGCGGGAGTTACAATCATTATGCTTCAGGTGATCATGCAGGCAGTTTCTCTGCTGAAGTATGA
- the LOC104106247 gene encoding uncharacterized protein C12G12.07c-like isoform X1 — MASTPASELSDGPVLSVINKRLRALRKKYNRIVQMEESLSKGKILNKEQEETFRSKSAVLVGIDELEKLRQPLAAAVAEEINLAVGQQRQVPPSESAADTPIDDPNNKGESVEDLLNLLYFGSMFDVKSLQQSDLTATMLTRTMERACCLSYDCMPEDESTDDVMDLLGERDLDLISILSGLLVSRPVNSPLSHKHSLQKCIEHAKLWLSKSNQPFEPNSDATYAGLRSKLDKIIGSLYFTTDPVKVEAAAGKYGSYPVPVEEHVEVLPVDVPLQVETPNVQYEQKEEDAASSQAVESNEIHDNNVELQQGEQGDNMSEQFAEPEEVAPEAEGVDNLKDADFNRQQSVPQRSYQNYRGNRGGSGGGCRGNSNGRGGRGRGGSYQNGRSQYYDQSGNYHQRNHFNNYRGRGGRGTGGGGSYNHYASGDHAGSFSAEV, encoded by the exons ATGGCATCTACACCGGCATCAGAACTCTCTGATGGACCAGTACTCAGCGTGATCAACAAACGCCTCCGTGCTCTTCGCAAGAAATACAACCGCATTGTCCAAATGGAAGAATCTCTATCCAAAGGCAAAATCCTCAACAAAGAACAAGAGGAAACTTTCCGCTCCAAATCCGCTGTTCTCGTCGGCATTGACGAGCTCGAGAAGCTTCGTCAGCCACTCGCTGCAGCCGTCGCTGAAGAAATCAACCTCGCCGTTGGACAACAACGCCAAGTTCCTCCGTCAGAATCCGCCGCCGATACGCCTATTGATGATCCTAACAACAAAGGAGAAAGTGTTGAAGATTTACTTAATCTGTTGTACTTTGGTAGCATGTTTGACGTGAAGTCGTTGCAACAGAGTGATTTAACAGCGACGATGCTGACGAGGACTATGGAGAGAGCGTGTTGTTTGAGCTACGACTGTATGCCAGAGGACGAATCTACTGACGACGTGATGGATCTGTTAGGCGAAAGAGATTTGGATTTGATTTCGATACTTAGCGGGTTGCTTGTTTCACGCCCTGTTAACTCTCCCTTGTCACACAAGCACTCTCTTCAGAAATGTATTGAGCATGCTAAGCTATGGCTTTCGAAGTCTAATCAGCCCTTTGAACCCAATTCCGATGCTACTT ATGCGGGGCTGAGATCAAAGCTCGACAAGATCATTGGTTCGCTATATTTTACCACAGACCCTGTTAAAGTGGAGGCAGCTGCCGGTAAATATGGGTCTTATCCAGTGCCAGTAGAAGAGCATGTGGAGGTTTTGCCTGTCGACGTACCGCTGCAAGTGGAAACTCCAAATGTGCAGTATGAGCAGAAG GAGGAAGATGCTGCAAGTTCTCAAGCAGTTGAAAGTAACGAAATTCACGATAACAATGTGGAACTGCAGCAG GGGGAGCAGGGTGACAACATGTCTGAACAATTTGCTGAACCAGAAGAAGTCGCACCTGAGGCTGAAGGTGTTGATAATTTGAAGGATGCAGATTTCAATCGGCAACAATCTGTTCCCCAGAGGTCTTATCAGAATTACAGGGGTAATCGTGGTGGGAGTGGGGGTGGCTGTCGTGGAAACTCCAATGGCCGTGGAGGACGTGGCAGGGGAGGGTCCTACCAGAACGGCCGCAGTCAATACTACGACCAATCTGGTAATTACCACCAGAGGAACCATTTTAATAACTATAGGGGAAGGGGTGGCAGGGGTACAGGTGGTGGCGGGAGTTACAATCATTATGCTTCAGGTGATCATGCAGGCAGTTTCTCTGCTGAAGTATGA